A genomic window from Fibrobacterota bacterium includes:
- a CDS encoding RNA methyltransferase, producing the protein MERENAAEIVCGQHAVQALLESEPRRIQRLLLERGAGEPRLYELQKLAEENGVPYQQLMAKELSVRAFGRRHQGVVAVCNVREFAEWTELREKLVQRIKDGGSPIVVVAAAMEDPRNLGAVVRTCVGMGVEGLILPRKGGCGLTPIVEETSAGTLTHLPVARPNDLESVLEDLSELGFLVVGLDARGEEIRTVSFPGPVVLVAGGEDRGIPPHLRRPCARLIRLPMNENLQSYNASVAAAIALYEITRNRL; encoded by the coding sequence GTGGAGCGCGAGAATGCGGCCGAAATCGTTTGCGGCCAACACGCGGTGCAAGCCCTGTTGGAAAGCGAGCCTCGGCGGATCCAGCGATTGCTCTTGGAGCGAGGCGCTGGTGAGCCACGGCTTTACGAATTGCAAAAACTGGCCGAGGAGAACGGTGTTCCCTACCAGCAATTGATGGCCAAAGAGCTTTCGGTTCGCGCGTTCGGACGTAGACACCAAGGCGTGGTGGCGGTTTGCAATGTTCGTGAATTCGCCGAATGGACCGAACTTCGCGAGAAACTCGTCCAGAGGATCAAGGATGGCGGCAGTCCCATCGTGGTCGTGGCAGCGGCCATGGAAGACCCCCGCAACCTCGGTGCCGTGGTCCGCACGTGCGTGGGAATGGGTGTTGAGGGGCTGATCTTGCCTCGCAAAGGAGGTTGTGGATTGACTCCCATCGTGGAAGAAACCTCGGCGGGAACCCTGACCCATTTGCCTGTGGCCAGGCCCAACGACTTGGAAAGTGTTTTGGAAGACCTTTCCGAATTGGGTTTTCTGGTGGTGGGATTGGATGCGCGAGGCGAAGAAATTCGCACCGTTTCGTTTCCGGGGCCGGTTGTTTTGGTGGCTGGAGGCGAAGATCGTGGGATTCCTCCTCATTTGCGCCGCCCCTGCGCTCGCCTGATTCGATTGCCCATGAACGAGAACCTGCAGAGCTACAATGCTTCGGTTGCAGCAGCAATCGCATTGTACGAAATCACGCGCAATCGTCTCTGA